The genomic window TTAAGCTAATGAGGATTTCTTTTTGTCTCTTTGGATCTTCAAAGTGTCCGACTTTAATAATTAAAGGCGTGGAATTCAAGGCCTTGGTAAGAGCACTTGCAATGGCTTTCGTATTTTCAGGGTCTAAATAAAGAGACCCCTCTTGACTTTGAACATTGGGACATGAAAAGTTGGCTTCTATGATATCCGCCCCGGCTTCTTTTGCAAGAAGCGCTGTACGGACAAAATCTTCTTGAAGGCTTCCCGTATCTTTTGAGCCTACAACTGAAACAATCAAGACTTGGCCTTCTTTTAAAAGAGCTTTAGCTTTTGCGATATCTTCTTGTAAAAAGAGCGGCGGCATAGAGGGCATGCCAAATGAATTGGTAATGCTTAAATTTTCAAGGGTGTCCGGTTCTTTTTCGCATTCGATAACCTTATCTGAATCCGCTAGGGGTTTTACGTAAACCACATTTGGGGTCGGATGACCGGCATAAGGAAAGCTTCTAATAGTTTTATAAGTTAAGACATCAAATCCAAGCTTTGATGCGAGACCAATCCAGCCGCTTGTCAGAAGAGGGCCTGCCGGTACCCCTAAAGGAGAGGCAAGTGAAAACCCTAAAAAGGAAATCCAGTCGCGTTTGTCTTTATAAATTCTTTCCGGGTAGGAGTTTTCAAAACAAGGCCCTTGAAGGACATTTTCGATATAGCTTTTCTTAATGTCGTAGATAGGTTTACTTAATTTATTATCTAAGAGGGGCATAAAGCGAGTTTATCCATGTGAAAAAGTTTATTTTGAATAAAGACATAAGCCACTCTCCCTTTTAGCATTTGATCTGAATAAGGGGACCATTGACATTTGGTTTTTAACTCTTCATCTTTAAATTTTTTGGAAGAGGCAAGGTCGACTAGAATAAAATCGGTTTGCTCTTTCAATCTAAAAATTTTTTCAATATTGGTTCTTGTAAGCTTGACTAAAGTTTCAAGATCGATTTTCCCTTGATCAACAGCTGTCAGTAAAAGGGGGAGTAAAAGTTCAATCGATGGAATGCCTGCCGGAGCTTCTTTATAATTTAGACTTTTCTCACTCAGGGTATGGGGCGCATGATCGGTTCCTATATAATCGATAACCCCTTCTTGGATCCCTTTCCAAAGAGCCTCTTGGTCCTTGTCTTCCCTTAGGGGAGGATTGACTTTTACTTTATTGCCAAATTTTTTGTAGCTCTCTTGGGTGAGAAATAAATGATGGGGAGTCGCTTCTGCAAAAACCGGCAAGCCTTGCTTTTTTGCTTGCTTCACAAGCGAAATCTCATCTTCTGTGCTTAAATGTAAAATGGAGGTGCGTGTTCCATATTTGCTTGTGAGTTCAATCGCTTTAGTGACGGCGGCTTTAGCAGCTTCCCTATTTCTTATCTTGGAATGGATGGAGGGATCGGTTTCGTTTTGATAAATGAGCTTATTTTTCGAAATAATCTTTTCATCCTCTGCGTGAAGGGCGACAAGTAAATCAAGATCTTTGGCCATTTTAAAAATAGCCTCAAGGGTTTTATCATCATCCACAAGTAAATCGCCTGTACTTGATCCCATAAATACCTTTATGGCAATCACATGGTCCTTTACTTTTGGAATCTCTTTCAGGTTATCTTTCGTAGCCCCGAAATAGAGATGGAATCGTAAAGGAATCCCGCCTTGATCTAGCTGTTTTTGGATGAGAACCTCTTTTTCTTTAAACGCTGATAAGGTCGTGCAATTGGGCGTATTGTTCGGCATATCAAAAACTGTCGTAACACCACCCAATAACGCTGCATACGAGCCTGTAATCCAATCTTCTTTATGAGACGCGCCGGGGATTCTAAAATGCACATGAGGGTCGATAAAAGCGGGGAGCATCAAGAGGCCCTGTCCATCAATTTCATAGGAATCTTCTTCGCTTAAAAGACAAAGCTCGCCTTTTGAGCCATCGACTTTATTTACATTTAAAATTCGGATCATGTTCGGGCCTAAAAAGTGTAATTTTTAATATCCGATTGATAAAAGGATTGTTCGCAGTACTTGCAAGTTAACAAGATTTCTTTTTTATGGGGCTTTACATAGAAGTAACAGGGGGAATGTTCATAGCTTGTAATGCAGCAAGGATTGGGACATGAAACCGTATGTTCAATGGTGGCGGGAAGAGTAACCGCGAATTTATGAAATACTTTGTAATCATGAATGATATTAATTGTTGCAACAGGTGAAATTATAGCTATTTTGGCAGCTTCGATAGGGCTCATTTCCCAATCTTTGATTTTAATCAAATCCTTAGCTTTTAAGCGTGAACTTGGCAGATTTAACCCGAGGGTAATTTGATAACCTTTATTTTCTAATTTAAGTAAACGTAAAAGCAATATGGATTTTCCGGCAGGAATATGATCAATCACAGTCCCTTCATCAATGGCGGCGACAGATAATATTTTTTTCGTCTCAATGCGATCAATTACTTCCATAATTTACCTAAAATAGAACTTAATAGGGCTTGTCTTAAATAAAGGCCATTTTTTGCTTGCTCAAAGTAATATGCCGACGGGTGGTTATCAAGGGATCTATCGATTTCATTCACCCGAGGAAGCGCATGAAGAATTTTTAGGTTGGATTTTGCTTTCTCAAGCATAGACTCCTCTAGGTGATAATTTTCCTCGGTTGAATAGCTAAAAGGTTTTGGCATTCTTTCTTCTTGAATGCGGGTCATATAGAGGATGTCCAATTTCGGGATAATTTCTTTTAAGTCTGGGTGAAATGAAAACAAGATGCTTTTATTTTTTAACTCATTGCTTATTTGAGAGGGAAGTTCCAGACCATAATAAGAGGTAAAATACATGCGCATATTAAAAATGGAACAGGCTTGAACAAGAGAGTGTATGGTTCGGCTATACTTGAGATCACCTGTAAAACCGATGTGCAGATCATTTAATTTATTTTGGCACTGATTTATCGTAAATAAATCCACAAGGGTTTGAGTCGGATGCTGGTTAGATCCATCTCCTGCGTTAATGACAGGGGTTTTTGTCGATTCGTGAGCAAGCCTTGCAGAACCCGAAAAGGGATGTCTTAAAACAATCACATCTGCATATTCGCCAACCATCTTTATAGTATCTGAGAGCGTTTCTTTTTTACTTATAGAGGTTTCTTTAGCATCGCTAAAGCCAATTACTTCCCCGGATAAGCGCTTCATGGCAGATTCAAAAGATAATTTCGTCCTAGTGGATGGCTCAAAAAAGCAGCTTGCCATTAAAGATCCCTGCAAGTTGGAATGGATGGTCTTATTTTTAAAGGCTGCGGTTAATTGAATGAGGGCTAACAATTCATTTTTTGAAAAATCGTTTATGGATAGAATACTTCGATTTTCAAAAGACTTTAGAGTATCTTGATAATCTTTAGGGTTAGTTGTCATGCAAAAGGTACTCTTTCCAAGATTTTACTGGGATTTTATTTAAATTAAGATCGGTTAGGCAAATTAAGAAAAGCTGAGCTATTTGCAAATTAGTGATAAGAGGCACATTATAGTCAATTGCAAGACGCCTAATGGTATAGCCATCAGTCATGATATTAGGTTCTCGGTTAGTTGGAATATTAATAATTAAATCCAAGTTTCTTGAAGAAATAGCGTTTTTAATATTTGGATTTGAAAGAACGCTTGTTTTGTGAAGAAATCGGCTGGCAATACCATGATTGGCTAGAAAATCATGAGTGCCTTCTGTGGCATATAATTCAAAACCTAAACTATCTAACTTTTGAATAGAGGATAGTAGTTTTGCTTTTTTTTCGCCGCCAATACTTAAAAGAATTCGTTTTCCAAGAATTTTTTGACCCGTTGATAGCCAAGACCTATAAAAAGCTTCTAAAAAAGTATCTCCAAGACAGCCTACTTCACCGGTAGAGGTCATTTGCACTTGAGCTACAGGGTTAGAACCCTTTAAACGGTGATAGGAAAATTGAGAGGTTTTAACCCCGACATGATTAAGCTCTAAGGTTTCAATTTTAAGAGGCTTATTTTTCCCGAGAATGGCCTTAATCGCAATATCAATGAAATTGCAATTTGTCACTTTTGACACAAAAGGGAAAGAACGGGAGGCTCTCGCATTGCATTCAATCACTTTGATAGCATTATCTTTGGCTAAAAACTGAATATTGAAAGGCCCTGTTATATTCAAAGCTTTAATGATACTTTCAGTGTCTTTTTTTGCGCGCCTTATAGTTTCAAGATAGACTTTTTGAGGCGGGATTACAATAGTGGCATCCCCTGAGTGGACGCCTGCGTTTTCAATATGCTCAGAAATGGTTTGGATAAGGATTTTTCCCTCTTTTGCCACCCCATCAATTTCAAGCTCTTTGGCATTCTCAATAAATTGTGATAAAACGACAGGATGACCTCTCGAATAAATTTTAGCTTCTTCTAAAAATTTTTGGAGATCATTGGCATTATCGATCACGTTCATGGCTGAACCCGACAAGACATAGGAGGGCCTAAATAAAACGGGGAAGCCTACTTTTTCAGCAAACGCTTTTGCTTCAGAAGTTTCTTTAACCTCTGTCCAAAGAGGTTGATCGATTTTAAGATGATTTAGAAGGGATGAAAATTTTTTTCTATTTTCAGCTAAATCTATAAATGAAACCGGCGTTCCCAAGATGGGATAATTAGACCCCTCTAGCTGCAAGGCTAAATTATTGGCAACTTGACCACCGACGCTTAAGATAATGCCCTTTAAATTTTCAAAATCCGCGATATCTGAAACACGCTCAAGCGTTAATTCTTCAAAATATAAACGATCCGATTCATCAAAGTCTGTCGAGATTGTTTCAGGGTTGGAATTGATGATTATCGTAGTCTCGCCAAGCTCTTTTAAGCTCTTTAGCGCATTTACGGCACACCAATCAAATTCAACTGAGGAGCCGATGCAATAGGGTCCAGACCCTAAAACAATGATACCCGGGTTCGCTGAGGGGCGAATATCATGTGAACTTCCATGATAAGTCATGTAGAGATAATTAGTATCAGTTGGAAATTCACCTGCTAGTGTGTCGATTTGCTTAATGACAGGCTTTATGTTTAGTTGAAGCCTTTTTCGTCTGATGTCTTTTTCGGACTCATTTCGAAAATCGGCAATGGCTGCATCAGAAAATCCCAATTTTTTGGCAGCCAATAGGTGTCTTCTATCCAATTCAGAAATTTCTCTTAGAATTATTTCCATTTGATAGAGGCTATGAAGGTGGTGTAAAAACCATTTATCAATTTTTGAATATCTATAGACTTCATCGACGCTGCCGCCTTGAGAGAAGTATTGATAAATGGCAAATAAACGCCTATCGGTTGCTTGAGTATGCTTAATTTCGTTTATAGGGTCAGGAATAGCATGAGGGTATTTTGAAATACCTGTAGACCCAATATTTAACATCCTGATAGCTTTTTGAATAGCTTCCGGAAAAGATCTTCCAATTGCCATGACTTCGCCAACGCTTTTCATTTCAGAGCCGATGGTTCGAACCGCTGATTTGAATTTTTGAATATCCCATCTTGGCATTTTAACAACGACATAATCCAAAGCGGGTTCAAAAAAGGCGTTGGTTTTTTGAGTAATATGATTTGTTAGCTCATGAAGGAGCTTTCCTATTGATACTTTAGCTGCAATAAAGGCGAGCGGGTATCCTGTAGCCTTTGATGCCAAGGCGCTTGATCTTGAAAGCCTCGCATTCACTTCAATCACCCGATAATCGCCTGTCGGGTGAAGGGCATATTGAATGTTGCATTCGCCGATAATTCCAAGGTGGCGAATGGTCTTTAAAGCCACTTCGCGTAAGAGATGATATTCCTGATTCGTTAAAGTTTGCGAAGGGGCTATGACAATGCTCTCCCCTGTATGAATACCCATAGGGTCAAAATTTTCCATGTTGCAAACAGCGACTGCATTATCAGCTGAATCTCTTAAGACCTCGTATTCAATTTCTTTCCAGCCTTCCAAATATTCTTCGATGAGGATCTGCGGCGCTTTGGAGAGAACTTCTTTGGCGGCTTGGATTAGCTGCGATTCATTAGTGATAATGCCCGATCCAAG from Criblamydia sequanensis CRIB-18 includes these protein-coding regions:
- the pyrC gene encoding dihydroorotase → MIRILNVNKVDGSKGELCLLSEEDSYEIDGQGLLMLPAFIDPHVHFRIPGASHKEDWITGSYAALLGGVTTVFDMPNNTPNCTTLSAFKEKEVLIQKQLDQGGIPLRFHLYFGATKDNLKEIPKVKDHVIAIKVFMGSSTGDLLVDDDKTLEAIFKMAKDLDLLVALHAEDEKIISKNKLIYQNETDPSIHSKIRNREAAKAAVTKAIELTSKYGTRTSILHLSTEDEISLVKQAKKQGLPVFAEATPHHLFLTQESYKKFGNKVKVNPPLREDKDQEALWKGIQEGVIDYIGTDHAPHTLSEKSLNYKEAPAGIPSIELLLPLLLTAVDQGKIDLETLVKLTRTNIEKIFRLKEQTDFILVDLASSKKFKDEELKTKCQWSPYSDQMLKGRVAYVFIQNKLFHMDKLALCPS
- the carB gene encoding carbamoyl-phosphate synthase (glutamine-hydrolyzing) large subunit, whose translation is MTLSSLKKGSKVLILGSGALTIGQAGEFDYSGSQAIKALKEEGMQTVLINPNIATVQTDDGLADQVYFQPLSFDIVTQIIEKERPDAILLGFGGQTALNLGMELHDAHIFHQYNIQVLGTPIETIRLTEDRQLFKEALISIGVHTPKSFAAKDVEKALHAANEIGYPIMMRAGFSLGGLGSGIITNESQLIQAAKEVLSKAPQILIEEYLEGWKEIEYEVLRDSADNAVAVCNMENFDPMGIHTGESIVIAPSQTLTNQEYHLLREVALKTIRHLGIIGECNIQYALHPTGDYRVIEVNARLSRSSALASKATGYPLAFIAAKVSIGKLLHELTNHITQKTNAFFEPALDYVVVKMPRWDIQKFKSAVRTIGSEMKSVGEVMAIGRSFPEAIQKAIRMLNIGSTGISKYPHAIPDPINEIKHTQATDRRLFAIYQYFSQGGSVDEVYRYSKIDKWFLHHLHSLYQMEIILREISELDRRHLLAAKKLGFSDAAIADFRNESEKDIRRKRLQLNIKPVIKQIDTLAGEFPTDTNYLYMTYHGSSHDIRPSANPGIIVLGSGPYCIGSSVEFDWCAVNALKSLKELGETTIIINSNPETISTDFDESDRLYFEELTLERVSDIADFENLKGIILSVGGQVANNLALQLEGSNYPILGTPVSFIDLAENRKKFSSLLNHLKIDQPLWTEVKETSEAKAFAEKVGFPVLFRPSYVLSGSAMNVIDNANDLQKFLEEAKIYSRGHPVVLSQFIENAKELEIDGVAKEGKILIQTISEHIENAGVHSGDATIVIPPQKVYLETIRRAKKDTESIIKALNITGPFNIQFLAKDNAIKVIECNARASRSFPFVSKVTNCNFIDIAIKAILGKNKPLKIETLELNHVGVKTSQFSYHRLKGSNPVAQVQMTSTGEVGCLGDTFLEAFYRSWLSTGQKILGKRILLSIGGEKKAKLLSSIQKLDSLGFELYATEGTHDFLANHGIASRFLHKTSVLSNPNIKNAISSRNLDLIINIPTNREPNIMTDGYTIRRLAIDYNVPLITNLQIAQLFLICLTDLNLNKIPVKSWKEYLLHDN
- the pyrI gene encoding aspartate carbamoyltransferase regulatory subunit, with translation MEVIDRIETKKILSVAAIDEGTVIDHIPAGKSILLLRLLKLENKGYQITLGLNLPSSRLKAKDLIKIKDWEMSPIEAAKIAIISPVATINIIHDYKVFHKFAVTLPATIEHTVSCPNPCCITSYEHSPCYFYVKPHKKEILLTCKYCEQSFYQSDIKNYTF
- the pyrB gene encoding aspartate carbamoyltransferase, translated to MTTNPKDYQDTLKSFENRSILSINDFSKNELLALIQLTAAFKNKTIHSNLQGSLMASCFFEPSTRTKLSFESAMKRLSGEVIGFSDAKETSISKKETLSDTIKMVGEYADVIVLRHPFSGSARLAHESTKTPVINAGDGSNQHPTQTLVDLFTINQCQNKLNDLHIGFTGDLKYSRTIHSLVQACSIFNMRMYFTSYYGLELPSQISNELKNKSILFSFHPDLKEIIPKLDILYMTRIQEERMPKPFSYSTEENYHLEESMLEKAKSNLKILHALPRVNEIDRSLDNHPSAYYFEQAKNGLYLRQALLSSILGKLWK